Proteins from a genomic interval of Candidatus Woesearchaeota archaeon:
- a CDS encoding group II intron reverse transcriptase domain-containing protein, whose protein sequence is DPKTRKISKSDFRDRVVHHALCNIIEPIFEKTFIHDSYANRKGKGTLKALQRFDYFKRKVSRNNTLKRYILKADIKKYFENIDHKILMGAIKKRIKDQRILWLIKQILANHILPKEGKKGMPLGNLTSQFFANVYLNELDYFVKHKLKVNYYIRYVDDFVILGNNKWNLEACKSEINNFLKASLKIELHPDKSKISLVMQGTTFLGFKIFYYHKLLKKSNIRKFRINLSQLCAKYYSKLVSYDAIYDFIEGWLSYSRWASTFIMRKNILSIFRGQFTNEISTKEYNIQIRKYCPA, encoded by the coding sequence CGACCCGAAAACAAGGAAGATAAGCAAATCAGATTTTCGTGACAGGGTTGTGCATCATGCTTTATGCAACATTATTGAGCCAATATTTGAAAAAACATTTATCCATGACTCTTATGCAAACAGGAAAGGCAAGGGAACTTTGAAAGCATTGCAAAGATTTGACTATTTCAAAAGAAAAGTGAGCAGGAACAACACCCTCAAACGCTATATTTTAAAAGCTGACATAAAGAAATATTTTGAAAATATCGACCATAAAATTCTAATGGGGGCAATAAAGAAAAGAATAAAAGACCAAAGGATTTTGTGGCTTATAAAACAGATTCTCGCAAATCATATATTGCCGAAAGAAGGGAAAAAAGGCATGCCTCTTGGAAATTTGACCTCGCAGTTCTTTGCGAATGTCTACCTCAACGAGCTTGACTATTTTGTCAAGCATAAACTTAAGGTAAACTATTATATCCGCTATGTTGATGATTTTGTCATCTTGGGCAATAACAAATGGAACCTAGAAGCATGCAAGTCAGAGATAAATAATTTCCTCAAAGCCAGCCTAAAAATAGAACTGCATCCTGATAAGTCAAAAATCTCTTTAGTCATGCAAGGCACAACATTTTTGGGATTCAAGATATTTTATTACCATAAGCTGCTGAAAAAAAGCAATATAAGGAAGTTTCGCATAAACCTGTCGCAGCTCTGTGCAAAATATTACAGCAAATTGGTTAGCTACGATGCCATTTATGATTTTATTGAGGGCTGGCTGTCTTATAGCAGGTGGGCAAGCACATTCATCATGCGAAAAAATATTTTATCAATCTTCAGGGGACAATTTACAAATGAAATATCAACAAAAGAATATAACATCCAAATAAGAAAATATTGTCCCGCTTAG
- a CDS encoding transglutaminase domain-containing protein, with product MGKKGAVIIPLAVCLLFTISCSVFAQDEIFTASDLTASLAISSNMDIVPLGNNWRIDKLRVEQTFFPKDAWNQDVLELDNNPEASINDSAINYVWEPPGTDSVGFAMDSMVKVTYGFMPVDRKISFPLLELPEDLQKYVIPQKNIDSEKREIIEKASELAKGESDLYVVVFNVAEWIQNNIEYSLDSLTAEASQKASWVLENKEGVCDELTSLFVAMLRSLGIPARYISGVAYTNWNSLNDFGPHAWAEVYFPGYGWIPFDITYGEFGFVDAGHIRLKESLDSNEPTVNYRWDGWLVDIQTHRLKIETEVASLGSRLNPDLILDVAPLKDRVKFGSYNLIEAEIYNPNSYYYPTEVIISRSSGLELVGDSKKQVLLLPGERKKVYWVMRVDSNLDKSFIYTFRIIVQGARNATGTATFVSSDRDQSFDLEYINGILAQKIEERQKTYSRSVGLECKTDKSEYYLDEIIKMDCDIRNEGNAYLKDVSMCYENDCKMLDLGIAEKGSVSYAIKFESEGAKNLDIVAKNEFITKTVGLSLTMLDPPMVSAEGIITPESLEFGKSYTMEFTLLKDSFSEPVNLNVRMAGPMGERTWQVPNMSQDRKFYVSFESSMLNPGQNDFEIVLDYEDKLGRKFTGSKTFAMQFDNLNFLQRLQLKMNSFARNFSSLDIKLVVMIAFAFGIALGFIFRPKKHKAGVPEDYLEKVEGKGLDAMEPAHEIEPGEIKGDSLIKPFQRTIEKVVVPESKNEEKSPELRDRRKDDQGKKPKQPKKA from the coding sequence ATGGGGAAAAAAGGTGCAGTTATAATACCATTAGCAGTCTGTTTACTGTTCACTATATCATGCTCCGTATTTGCGCAGGATGAGATTTTCACTGCCAGCGACCTGACTGCAAGCCTGGCAATCTCATCAAACATGGATATTGTGCCTCTCGGCAATAACTGGAGAATCGACAAGCTGAGAGTGGAGCAGACATTTTTCCCAAAAGATGCCTGGAACCAGGATGTCTTGGAATTGGACAATAATCCTGAAGCATCCATAAATGATTCTGCAATAAATTATGTCTGGGAGCCTCCTGGAACCGACTCGGTTGGCTTTGCCATGGACAGCATGGTCAAGGTCACGTATGGCTTTATGCCAGTTGACAGGAAAATTTCCTTTCCTTTGCTTGAGCTGCCTGAAGACCTGCAGAAGTATGTTATCCCGCAAAAGAATATTGATTCGGAAAAAAGGGAAATAATCGAAAAGGCAAGCGAGCTTGCAAAAGGGGAAAGCGACCTTTATGTTGTTGTCTTCAATGTTGCTGAGTGGATACAGAACAATATAGAATACAGCCTCGACAGCCTGACTGCAGAGGCTTCTCAAAAGGCATCATGGGTGCTTGAAAACAAGGAGGGCGTTTGCGACGAGCTTACCTCGCTTTTTGTGGCCATGCTTCGCAGCCTCGGAATTCCTGCAAGATATATAAGCGGCGTTGCCTACACGAATTGGAACAGCCTGAATGATTTTGGGCCGCATGCGTGGGCAGAAGTCTATTTTCCAGGGTATGGGTGGATTCCCTTTGACATAACATATGGTGAGTTCGGATTTGTGGATGCCGGGCATATCAGGCTAAAGGAAAGCCTTGATTCAAACGAGCCAACTGTCAACTACCGGTGGGACGGCTGGCTGGTGGACATTCAAACGCACAGGCTAAAAATCGAGACTGAAGTTGCTTCCTTGGGCAGCAGATTGAATCCAGACCTGATCCTGGATGTGGCTCCACTGAAAGACAGGGTAAAATTTGGCTCCTATAATCTAATTGAGGCTGAAATCTACAATCCCAACAGCTATTATTATCCAACAGAAGTTATAATTTCAAGGTCGAGTGGGCTGGAATTGGTCGGGGACTCCAAGAAGCAGGTCCTCCTTTTGCCCGGGGAGCGAAAGAAAGTTTACTGGGTGATGAGAGTGGACAGCAATCTGGACAAGTCATTTATCTACACTTTCAGGATAATTGTGCAGGGTGCAAGAAATGCAACAGGCACTGCAACATTTGTCTCTTCCGACAGGGACCAAAGCTTTGACCTGGAATACATCAATGGCATACTGGCGCAGAAAATTGAGGAACGGCAAAAAACATACAGCAGGAGCGTAGGGCTTGAATGCAAAACAGACAAGAGCGAATACTATCTTGATGAAATCATAAAGATGGATTGTGACATCAGGAATGAAGGCAATGCCTATCTTAAGGATGTCAGCATGTGCTATGAAAACGACTGCAAAATGCTGGATCTGGGAATAGCTGAAAAAGGCAGCGTCTCGTATGCAATAAAATTTGAAAGCGAGGGTGCGAAGAACCTCGACATTGTCGCAAAGAATGAGTTTATCACAAAGACAGTTGGCCTGTCGCTGACCATGCTTGACCCTCCAATGGTCTCAGCTGAAGGCATCATCACTCCGGAGTCCCTTGAATTTGGAAAATCGTACACCATGGAATTTACACTGCTCAAGGACTCCTTTTCCGAGCCGGTTAATCTCAATGTCAGGATGGCCGGGCCGATGGGTGAGCGGACATGGCAGGTTCCAAACATGAGCCAGGACAGGAAGTTCTATGTGAGCTTTGAGTCCAGCATGCTCAATCCTGGGCAAAATGATTTTGAAATAGTCTTGGACTATGAGGACAAGCTTGGGAGAAAGTTCACAGGAAGCAAGACTTTTGCCATGCAGTTCGACAACCTGAATTTCCTGCAGAGGCTGCAGCTTAAAATGAACAGCTTCGCCAGGAATTTCTCATCCCTTGACATAAAATTGGTGGTCATGATTGCATTTGCCTTTGGAATTGCATTGGGATTCATTTTCAGGCCAAAGAAACACAAGGCTGGCGTTCCCGAGGACTATCTGGAGAAAGTTGAGGGAAAGGGGCTTGATGCCATGGAACCTGCCCATGAAATTGAGCCCGGGGAAATTAAAGGCGATTCCCTTATAAAGCCGTTTCAGCGGACAATTGAAAAGGTGGTGGTGCCTGAATCAAAAAATGAGGAAAAAAGTCCTGAATTGCGTGACAGGCGCAAGGATGACCAGGGCAAAAAGCCAAAACAACCAAAGAAGGCCTGA
- a CDS encoding TIM barrel protein, producing MKLKINSLLFGTAGIPIAANPRTTPNGISKVKELGLGAMELEFVHSVNITKEKAPEINEIAKKNNVVLTCHAPYYINLNAVEKPKWHASISRIVQSAKITSLCGGYSVCFHPAYYLKQDPKDVFSKVKEAISIIVEELKNSGVEIWVRPETAGRVAQFGNLSEILDMCAHFDNVLPCIDWSHLHAQSNGKYNTKKEFEDVLSLMENKLGKRAMQNVHFHCQGVAYSDKGEKSHIPLKESDLNYTELVRAWKEFGIKGVVISESPNIEKDALLMKRIYDSA from the coding sequence ATGAAATTAAAAATAAACTCCCTGCTTTTTGGGACTGCCGGAATCCCGATAGCAGCTAATCCAAGGACAACTCCAAATGGGATTTCTAAAGTGAAAGAGCTTGGCCTGGGGGCTATGGAGCTTGAATTTGTGCACTCTGTAAATATCACAAAAGAAAAGGCTCCAGAAATCAATGAAATAGCAAAAAAAAACAACGTTGTTCTGACCTGCCATGCGCCTTATTACATAAATCTGAATGCCGTTGAAAAGCCAAAATGGCATGCCTCTATTTCCAGGATTGTCCAGTCTGCAAAAATAACATCATTGTGCGGAGGCTATTCAGTATGCTTCCATCCTGCATATTACCTAAAGCAGGATCCCAAAGATGTATTCAGCAAGGTAAAGGAGGCAATAAGCATAATAGTCGAGGAGCTGAAAAACAGCGGCGTTGAAATCTGGGTTAGGCCGGAAACTGCCGGCAGGGTGGCCCAGTTTGGCAACTTGTCGGAAATACTTGATATGTGTGCGCATTTTGACAATGTCCTGCCGTGCATAGACTGGAGCCATTTGCATGCGCAAAGCAATGGAAAATACAATACAAAAAAGGAGTTTGAGGACGTGCTTTCATTGATGGAAAATAAGCTTGGCAAGCGCGCCATGCAAAATGTGCATTTCCATTGCCAGGGCGTTGCCTACAGCGATAAAGGTGAGAAAAGCCATATCCCGCTTAAGGAATCAGATTTAAACTACACAGAGCTTGTCAGGGCGTGGAAGGAATTTGGGATAAAGGGTGTTGTGATAAGCGAATCGCCAAACATTGAGAAGGATGCCCTGTTGATGAAAAGGATTTATGATTCAGCATAG
- a CDS encoding Glu/Leu/Phe/Val dehydrogenase yields the protein MQNVCIHCMSQLDKVASIIELSPAEIDILKQPTRSFTFIIPVRMDKGTVSRFVAHRVQFNDARGPTKGGIRFHPDVDLEEVKTLAFLMTLKCACVDIPFGGAKGGVVVNPKELSIGELERLSRGYIRGIHRFIGPNIDIPAPDVYTTPQIMAWMQDEYEKIYFEHRPGVITGKPKPLGGSEVRDYSTSYGCAAVFKEMVKEMGLDKELKIVIQGFGNAGSNLASILSGWGHKIIGISDSKGGIFSNDGLDIKSLLAFKEKIGTVIGFPGSARVTNEQLLELDCDVLIPAALSSQITKSNADKIKAKIVMELANAPVTTEADEILDAKGIVVVPDILANAGGVVVSYFETVQNHYNYKWKQEAVLRRLDRIMTTAFREVYDKSKHHKCSMRNAAYIVAVRRVLEAEKLRGTY from the coding sequence ATGCAGAATGTCTGCATACACTGCATGTCCCAGCTAGACAAGGTGGCCTCCATAATTGAGCTTTCGCCTGCTGAAATAGATATTCTCAAGCAGCCAACAAGAAGCTTCACATTTATAATACCCGTGCGCATGGACAAGGGCACTGTCAGCAGGTTTGTGGCGCACAGGGTCCAGTTCAATGATGCGCGCGGCCCGACAAAAGGGGGAATCAGGTTCCACCCCGACGTTGATTTGGAGGAGGTTAAGACCCTTGCATTTCTCATGACATTGAAATGCGCCTGCGTTGATATTCCATTCGGTGGCGCCAAAGGGGGCGTTGTTGTCAATCCAAAGGAGCTTTCCATAGGTGAGCTTGAGCGGCTGAGCAGGGGCTACATACGTGGAATCCACAGGTTTATTGGCCCGAACATTGACATTCCCGCCCCTGATGTTTACACTACGCCGCAAATAATGGCCTGGATGCAGGATGAATATGAGAAAATTTATTTCGAGCATCGGCCAGGTGTGATAACAGGCAAGCCGAAGCCATTGGGCGGAAGCGAAGTCAGGGACTATTCGACTTCTTATGGATGCGCAGCTGTTTTCAAGGAGATGGTCAAGGAAATGGGCCTCGACAAGGAGCTAAAAATTGTTATACAGGGATTTGGCAATGCAGGCTCTAACCTCGCAAGCATATTATCAGGATGGGGCCATAAAATAATTGGTATCAGTGATTCCAAAGGCGGCATTTTCAGCAATGATGGTCTGGACATCAAGTCATTGCTCGCTTTCAAGGAAAAAATTGGCACTGTGATTGGATTTCCGGGGAGCGCAAGAGTCACAAATGAGCAGCTTTTGGAGCTGGATTGTGATGTTCTTATCCCCGCTGCCTTAAGCAGCCAGATTACAAAATCAAATGCGGACAAGATTAAAGCCAAGATTGTGATGGAGCTTGCCAATGCGCCTGTTACAACCGAAGCCGATGAAATTCTGGACGCTAAAGGGATTGTTGTAGTGCCGGACATCCTGGCAAATGCTGGAGGAGTGGTTGTGAGCTATTTTGAAACTGTGCAAAATCACTATAACTACAAGTGGAAGCAGGAGGCAGTGCTGAGGCGCCTTGACAGGATAATGACAACTGCATTCAGGGAGGTCTATGACAAGTCAAAGCACCATAAGTGCAGCATGCGGAATGCGGCTTACATAGTCGCCGTAAGGCGAGTGCTCGAAGCTGAAAAGCTGAGGGGGACATACTGA